In Oryza sativa Japonica Group chromosome 2, ASM3414082v1, the following are encoded in one genomic region:
- the LOC4329713 gene encoding uncharacterized protein — protein sequence MDTTSFPAVWAVVGPGVAGAVFGVGWWFWVDAVVCSAAAVPFLHYLPGLFASFAALMFNCVKREDANYNYYSPYDDSEWRLKLWLFVSYVVSFVSLAGAVGFLVQDALTDTGPSAWTGVAGVLQSVFVLISGLMYWTCHSED from the exons GGCGGTGTGGGCGGTGGTGGGGccgggcgtcgccggcgccgtatTCGGGGTCGGCTGGTGGTTCTGGGTCGACGCCGTCGtctgcagcgccgccgccgtcccgttCCTTCACTACCTCCCCG ggTTATTTGCTTCGTTCGCCGCGCTCATGTTCAACTGCGTGAAGAGGGAAGACGCCAACTACAATTACTACTCGCCCTACGACGACTCCGAGTGGAG GTTGAAACTCTGGCTTTTTGTTTCATACGTGGTGTCTTTTGTTTCCTTGGCTGGGGCTGTTGGTTTTTTGGTCCAAGACGCACTTACAGATACAGGTCCATCTGCATGGACTGGTGTTGCTGGCGTCCTACAGTCTGTGTTTGTGCTTATAAG TGGGTTGATGTACTGGACTTGTCATTCTGAAGATTGA